Proteins encoded in a region of the Globicephala melas chromosome 1, mGloMel1.2, whole genome shotgun sequence genome:
- the LOC115867160 gene encoding PRAME family member 12-like — translation MSVRNPLRLLDLAGMSLLRDEASTITALKDLPTELFPPVFMEAFYGRCSETLKAMVQAWPFVRLPLGGLMKMPHLGTLQAVLDGLDMLLAQKDHPRRCRLRVLDLRNTSQDFWRMWSGYRVHGCSSSLMAQVAEDRSRAKQPRAPLEVFIELHLKERTLDGFLTYLIRWVEQRKASIHLCCKKLRILSFPMENIMKVLSMVQLDCIQEVQVNCTWHVSTLAVFAPLLGQMNKVQRLLLSNIHMSALGGQEQQHVVQITSQFLRLHHLRDLHLESHSFLEGCLDQMLRCLTNPLDNLAITHCLLSDSDLNHLSQCPNISQLKGLDLSGITLTYSSPELLPVLLEKVAATLQELYLEQCGIMDSHLETILPPLSCCSQLTFFSLRGNLISMAVMGKLLRHTSGLPRLSQELYPVPQESYSSQRILQPGRLAQCRAELFEILRVLGRPRIIWISSSPCLHCGDNTFSHPQPIVYR, via the exons ATGAGTGTGCGGAACCCCCTGAGACTCCTGGACCTGGCGGGAATGAGCTTGCTTAGGGATGAGGCCTCGACCATCACGGCTCTGAAGGATCTGCCCACAGAGCTCTTCCCCCCAGTGTTCATGGAGGCCTTCTATGGGAGATGCAGCGAGACCCTGAAGGCCATGGTGCAAGCCTGGCCCTTTGTCCGCCTGCCTCTGGGGGGCCTGATGAAGATGCCTCATCTGGGAACCTTACAAGCAGTGTTGGATGGGCTTGATATGCTGCTTGCACAGAAGGATCATCCCAG GAGGTGCAGGCTGCGGGTGCTGGATTTAAGAAATACCAGCCAGGACTTCTGGAGAATGTGGTCTGGATACAGGGTCCATGGGTGTTCAAGCTCACTGATGGCACAAGTGGCTGAGGACAGGTCAAGGGCAAAACAGCCCAGGGCTCCCTTGGAGGTATTCATAGAACTTCATCTCAAGGAAAGGACCTTGGATGGATTCCTCACCTACCTCATCAGGTGGGTAGAGCAGAGAAAAGCTTCCATACACCTGTGCTGTAAGAAGCTGAGGATTCTTTCATTTCCCATGGAAAATATTATGAAGGTCCTGAGTATGGTACAGTTGGACTGTATCCAGGAGGTGCAAGTGAATTGCACCTGGCATGTGTCCACCCTGGCCGTGTTTGCTCCTCTCCTGGGCCAGATGAATAAAGTGCAGAGACTCCTTCTCTCCAACATCCACATGTCTGCACTTGGGGGGCAGGAACAGCAGCACGTTGTCCAAATTACCTCTCAGTTCCTCAGGCTGCACCACCTCCGGGATCTCCATCTGGAATCTCACTCCTTCCTTGAAGGATGCCTGGACCAGATGCTCAG GTGTCTGACAAACCCCTTGGACAACCTTGCAATAACTCACTGCCTCCTTTCGGATTCAGACTTGAACCATCTGTCCCAGTGTCCGAACATCAGTCAGCTAAAGGGCCTGGATCTGAGTGGCATCACCCTGACCTACTCTAGTCCTGAGCTCCTCCCAGTTCTGTTGGAGAAAGTTGCAGCCACCCTCCAGGAACTGTATTTAGAGCAATGTGGGATCATGGACTCTCACCTCGAGACCATCCTGCCGCCCCTGAGCTGCTGCTCCCAGCTCACGTTCTTTAGCCTGCGGGGAAACCTCATCTCCATGGCCGTCATGGGGAAGCTGCTGCGACACACCTCCGGGCTGCCCCGTTTAAGTCAAGAGCTGTATCCTGTCCCTCAGGAGAGTTACAGCTCTCAGCGAATCCTCCAACCTGGGAGACTTGCACAGTGTCGGGCTGAACTGTTTGAGATTCTGAGAGTCTTAGGACGTCCCAGGATCATTTGGATTAGTTCCAGCCCCTGTCTGCACTGTGGAGATAACACATTCTCTCATCCCCAGCCCATCGTATACCGCTGA